In Acinonyx jubatus isolate Ajub_Pintada_27869175 chromosome B3, VMU_Ajub_asm_v1.0, whole genome shotgun sequence, a genomic segment contains:
- the SERPINA3 gene encoding alpha-1-antichymotrypsin, with product MCQHPRKPSTPGAWLWDPPTTSSSEAELRAVGMSPLLALGLLVAGLCPTVRCLLGGRLGPEIATQEVQHTGPPLDSLRLASSNTAFTFSLYKRLVSKTPNKNVIFSPLSISTALAFLSLGARGTTLTEILEGLKFNLTETPDTEIHRGFRHLLQSLSRPSDELQLSVGNAIFVSEGLKLLEKFREDARALYASEAFSTNFQDSAAAEKLINDFVKNRTQGKIVDLVKDLDLHTAMVLVNYIFLKAKWKTPFDPHNTFEAKFHVSKRRRVTVPMMDLEDVEVPYFRDERLACTVVELQYASNDSALFVLPDQGRMEAVEAVLQPETLRGWRHSLRLRWVDNLYLPKFSISSSYNLEAILPQLGVTKVFTNQADLSGITGERNLAVSQVVHKTVLDVTEVGTEAAAATGSKIMLMSGKIGPLTTVSFNRPFLLSVLSKDTQDILFWGKVANPNQA from the exons ATGTGTCAGCACCCACGAAAACCCAGCACTCCGGGCGCGTGGCTTTGGGATCCGCCGACTACATCCAGCTCAGAGGCAG AGTTGAGGGCGGTTGGAATGTCACCCCTCTTGgctttggggctcctggtggctggGCTCTGCCCCACTGTCCGCTGCCTCCTGGGGGGCAGGCTTGGCCCCGAGATAGCCACCCAGGAGGTGCAACACACTGGGCCGCCCTTGGACAGCCTCCGATTGGCCTCCAGCAACACCGCCTTCACCTTCAGCCTCTACAAGCGGTTGGTTTCAAAGACCCCCAATAAGAACGTCATCTTCTCCCCGCTGAGCATCTCCACCGCCTTGGCTTTCCTATCCCTGGGGGCCCGCGGCACCACCCTCACGGAGATCCTCGAAGGCCTCAAGTTCAACCTCACGGAGACCCCCGACACGGAAATCCACCGGGGCTTCCGGCACCTTCTGCAGAGCCTCAGCCGGCCCAGCGACGAGCTACAGCTGAGCGTGGGCAACGCCATATTTGTCAGCGAGGGGCTGAAGCTGCTGGAGAAGTTTAGGGAAGATGCCAGGGCCCTCTACGCCTCCGAGGCCTTCTCCACCAACTTCCAGGACTCGGCGGCCGCCGAGAAGCTTATCAACGACTTCGTGAAGAATAGGACCCAGGGGAAAATTGTGGACTTGGTCAAGGACCTTGACTTGCACACAGCAATGGTCCTGGTGAACTACATCTTCCTTAAAG CCAAATGGAAGACGCCCTTCGACCCCCACAATACGTTCGAGGCGAAGTTCCACGTgagcaagaggaggagggtgACGGTGCCCATGATGGACCTCGAGGACGTGGAGGTGCCTTACTTCCGGGACGAGCGGCTGGCCTGCACCGTCGTGGAGCTCCAGTACGCCAGCAACGACAGCGCGCTCTTTGTTCTCCCCGACCAGGGCAGGATGGAGGCCGTGGAGGCCGTGCTGCAACCAGAGACGCTGAGGGGGTGGAGACACTCACTGCGGCTGAG GTGGGTAGACAACCTGTACCTGCCCAAGTTTTCCATCTCCAGCAGCTATAATCTGGAAGCCATACTCCCCCAGCTGGGCGTGACGAAAGTCTTCACCAACCAGGCCGACCTGTCGGGAATCACGGGGGAGAGGAACCTGGCAGTTTCCCAG GTGGTCCACAAGACCGTGCTCGACGTGACCGAGGTGGGCACGGAAGCAGCAGCGGCCACGGGAAGCAAAATTATGTTGATGTCTGGAAAAATTGGCCCACTGACCACTGTGAGTTTCAACAGACCGTTTCTGCTGTCCGTACTCAGCAAAGACACCCAGGACATCCTCTTCTGGGGCAAGGTCGCCAACCCCAATCAAGCCTAG